The Streptomyces achromogenes genome window below encodes:
- a CDS encoding discoidin domain-containing protein, with the protein MKRLLVALVLILCSVCSVSPASAAQTIGFPVFSGPAIPAPPVAYTPGDMMRGIYDAESSGTDFWMDRLLARSGDDPAGPWLMSRGRALFMKTHDPAVLGFGGHVAYWESVNDNNAYTVAITPGTFTEQVSQRRQVPSHWKSVHTSGSIAVTQTKFITENNVAVTNLSIRNNGSSSTTLQLRATSPYATAGSGSELTGQVNAYNNLTTIRPRLTGDGFNASGGGLNRSVTVGAGATVTTKVVMGFVTDEIPDSLTEYNAYAGYSDATAFATHVKAYNLWWAKNVPYIDVPEPAIKKNVYYRWWLMRFNNLDADIPGQTFQFPTSTEGVLGYNNAIALTQPMHIDDLKYLRDPSYAYGDWLSVGQTSKGGRFLDNPGDPENWSNSYTQYIAEAAWKSYQIHGGQPAIAGNLAKYAEGDVKGQLAYYDHDNNKLIEYDWGALTGNDADAVSFHWKPGTMDRAESAYQYSGALAAAQAYEATGNTAKAAEMRTLATQIKDAIVNVLWNPNRQLFEHRLKSTNEWVPWKEINNYYPFSVGAVPNTATYKQALRLYDDPAQYPVFPFYTANQVDKRAAADAGNPGSNNFSTINSTVQFRLYSSVLRNYPNSWMNATDYKKLLYWNTWAQYVGGNTQWPDANEFWADWNGSGIDYRSWIHHNILGSSNWTVIEDVAGLRPRNDAKVEVSPINIGWSHFTVNNLRYRNADLSIVWDDPADGVVRYPGVPEGYSIYVNGTRAATVNSLVPFTWDPATGDVTTSGTVTHHVAVSGLQAPQQVVQNSPRMVDMLAKAGVDLTAEPGLTNLAAGATTTASYTGSGGNTSGAVDGYPTNEPFWGAGGSPNSQDWYELNFGTARTLNEMRLYFKDSRPASATYRAPSAYAVQYHNGSSWVDVPGQTKSPSAPRANYNLVRFPAVTAQRVRILATNAPGAKTGLTEVKAYNRGGVQPPQPPANLATSATPTASYTSPWESVAAVNDGVDPPSSNDTVNPRWGTWPETGQQWAELTWPSAKTVNKADVYFFDDDEGIDMPASWKLQYWNGSAYADVPGASGYPLAKNQYDTVSFTAVNTTRLRVLLTGNGSDSVGLLEAKVYGP; encoded by the coding sequence ATGAAGCGCCTCCTCGTCGCCCTCGTGCTCATCCTGTGTTCCGTCTGTTCCGTCAGCCCGGCCTCCGCCGCGCAGACCATCGGGTTCCCCGTCTTCAGCGGGCCGGCGATCCCGGCACCGCCCGTCGCCTACACCCCCGGCGACATGATGCGCGGCATCTACGACGCCGAGAGTTCCGGCACCGATTTCTGGATGGACCGGCTGCTCGCCCGCTCCGGTGACGACCCGGCCGGACCCTGGCTGATGAGCCGGGGGCGTGCGCTCTTCATGAAGACCCACGACCCGGCGGTCCTCGGGTTCGGCGGCCATGTCGCCTACTGGGAGAGCGTCAACGACAACAACGCCTACACCGTCGCGATCACCCCGGGCACCTTCACCGAACAGGTCTCCCAGCGCCGGCAGGTTCCGAGCCACTGGAAGAGCGTCCACACCAGCGGCTCGATCGCGGTCACCCAGACCAAGTTCATCACCGAGAACAACGTCGCCGTCACCAACCTGTCGATCAGGAACAACGGCAGCAGCTCCACCACCTTGCAGTTGCGGGCGACGTCGCCGTACGCCACCGCAGGCAGCGGCAGCGAACTGACCGGCCAGGTCAACGCCTACAACAACCTCACCACCATCCGGCCGCGGCTCACCGGCGACGGATTCAACGCCTCCGGCGGCGGCCTGAACCGCTCCGTCACCGTCGGCGCCGGCGCCACGGTGACCACGAAGGTCGTGATGGGCTTCGTCACCGACGAGATCCCCGACTCGCTCACCGAGTACAACGCCTACGCGGGCTACAGCGACGCCACCGCGTTCGCCACCCACGTCAAGGCGTACAACCTGTGGTGGGCGAAGAACGTGCCCTACATCGACGTGCCCGAGCCCGCGATCAAGAAGAACGTCTACTACCGCTGGTGGCTGATGCGCTTCAACAACCTCGACGCCGACATCCCCGGGCAGACCTTCCAGTTCCCGACGTCGACCGAAGGCGTCCTCGGGTACAACAACGCGATCGCGCTCACCCAGCCCATGCACATCGACGACCTCAAGTACCTGCGCGACCCGTCCTACGCCTACGGGGACTGGCTCAGCGTCGGGCAGACCTCCAAGGGGGGCCGGTTCCTCGACAACCCCGGCGACCCGGAGAACTGGTCCAACAGCTACACGCAGTACATCGCCGAGGCCGCCTGGAAGAGCTACCAGATCCACGGCGGACAGCCGGCCATCGCCGGCAACCTGGCCAAGTACGCCGAAGGCGACGTCAAGGGCCAGCTCGCCTACTACGACCACGACAACAACAAGCTGATCGAGTACGACTGGGGCGCGCTGACCGGCAACGACGCCGACGCAGTCTCCTTCCACTGGAAGCCGGGCACCATGGACCGCGCCGAGTCCGCCTACCAGTACAGCGGCGCGCTCGCCGCCGCCCAGGCCTACGAGGCGACCGGCAACACCGCCAAGGCCGCCGAGATGCGCACCCTCGCGACACAGATCAAGGACGCCATCGTCAACGTCCTGTGGAACCCGAACCGGCAGCTGTTCGAGCACCGGTTGAAGTCGACCAACGAGTGGGTCCCCTGGAAGGAGATCAACAACTACTACCCGTTCTCGGTCGGCGCCGTTCCCAACACGGCGACGTACAAGCAGGCCCTGCGCCTCTACGACGACCCCGCCCAGTACCCGGTCTTCCCCTTCTACACGGCCAACCAGGTCGACAAGAGGGCGGCTGCCGACGCCGGCAACCCCGGCTCCAACAACTTCTCCACCATCAACTCCACCGTGCAGTTCCGGCTGTACTCCTCCGTGCTGCGCAACTACCCCAACTCGTGGATGAACGCCACGGACTACAAGAAGCTGCTCTACTGGAACACCTGGGCTCAGTACGTCGGCGGCAACACCCAGTGGCCCGACGCCAACGAGTTCTGGGCCGACTGGAACGGCAGCGGCATCGACTACCGCTCGTGGATCCACCACAACATCCTGGGCAGCAGCAACTGGACGGTCATCGAGGACGTCGCCGGGCTGCGGCCGCGCAACGACGCCAAGGTGGAGGTCTCCCCCATCAACATCGGCTGGAGCCACTTCACCGTCAACAACCTCCGCTACCGCAACGCCGACCTGTCCATCGTCTGGGACGACCCGGCCGACGGGGTGGTGCGCTACCCCGGCGTCCCGGAGGGTTACTCGATCTACGTCAACGGCACCCGGGCCGCCACGGTCAACTCACTCGTGCCCTTCACCTGGGACCCCGCCACCGGTGACGTCACCACGAGCGGCACGGTCACCCACCACGTGGCCGTGTCCGGGCTGCAGGCCCCCCAGCAGGTCGTGCAGAACAGCCCCCGGATGGTGGACATGCTCGCCAAGGCCGGCGTCGACCTCACCGCCGAGCCCGGCCTGACCAACCTCGCGGCCGGGGCGACGACCACCGCCTCCTACACCGGCTCCGGCGGCAACACCTCCGGCGCGGTGGACGGCTATCCCACCAACGAGCCCTTCTGGGGCGCCGGCGGGTCTCCCAACAGCCAGGACTGGTACGAACTGAACTTCGGCACGGCGCGCACGCTGAACGAGATGCGCCTGTACTTCAAGGACAGCCGCCCGGCCTCGGCGACCTACCGGGCGCCGTCCGCCTACGCCGTCCAGTACCACAACGGCAGTTCGTGGGTGGACGTGCCGGGCCAGACCAAGAGCCCTTCGGCGCCACGGGCCAACTACAACCTGGTGCGGTTCCCCGCGGTCACCGCCCAGCGCGTGCGGATCCTGGCCACCAACGCCCCCGGCGCCAAGACCGGTCTCACCGAGGTCAAGGCGTACAACCGGGGCGGGGTCCAGCCGCCTCAGCCACCGGCCAACCTGGCCACGTCCGCGACGCCGACGGCGTCCTACACCTCCCCCTGGGAGAGCGTCGCCGCGGTCAACGACGGGGTCGACCCGCCGTCGTCCAACGACACGGTCAACCCCCGCTGGGGCACCTGGCCGGAGACCGGACAGCAGTGGGCCGAACTGACCTGGCCGTCCGCGAAGACCGTCAACAAGGCCGACGTGTACTTCTTCGACGACGACGAGGGCATCGACATGCCGGCCTCCTGGAAGCTCCAGTACTGGAACGGCAGCGCCTACGCCGACGTGCCCGGCGCGAGCGGCTACCCGCTGGCCAAGAACCAGTACGACACCGTCTCCTTCACCGCCGTGAACACCACCCGGCTGCGGGTGCTGCTCACCGGCAACGGCTCCGACTCCGTCGGCCTCCTCGAAGCAAAGGTGTACGGACCGTGA
- a CDS encoding LacI family DNA-binding transcriptional regulator yields MTPAPGTSRSHPATLSDVARLAGVSIATASKALNGRSQVRAETRQRVIEAAERLAFRPNQLARGLLVGRSGTVGLLTSDLEGRFSIPILMGAEDAFGAGEVAVFLCDARGDAIREQHHVRALLGRRVDGLIVVGSRTDPRPSLGRELPVPVVYAYAPSDDPADLSIVPDSVDAGRIAVEHLLACGRTRIAHITGDPGYVAARERAEGAGAALADAGLAPVGEPRFGAWSEGWGRAATALLLDRHPDLDAVLCGSDQIARGVMDVLRERGHRVPEDVAVMGFDNWQVLTASSRPPLTSVDMNLEQVGRAAAHALFLAIGGARRSGIETVRGRVVIRESTAPLS; encoded by the coding sequence ATGACACCGGCCCCCGGCACCTCTCGTTCGCACCCCGCCACCCTCAGCGACGTCGCCCGGCTGGCCGGCGTGTCCATCGCCACCGCGTCCAAGGCGCTCAACGGCCGCAGCCAGGTGCGCGCCGAGACCCGGCAGCGGGTGATCGAGGCCGCCGAGCGGCTGGCCTTCCGGCCGAACCAGCTGGCCCGCGGGCTGCTCGTGGGACGGTCGGGCACCGTGGGACTGCTCACCAGCGACCTCGAGGGCCGTTTCAGCATCCCGATCCTGATGGGCGCGGAGGACGCCTTCGGGGCGGGCGAGGTCGCCGTGTTCCTGTGCGACGCGCGTGGCGACGCGATCCGCGAACAGCACCATGTCCGGGCGCTCCTGGGGCGCCGCGTCGACGGCCTCATCGTGGTGGGCAGCCGGACCGACCCGCGCCCGTCCCTGGGGCGCGAGCTGCCCGTCCCCGTGGTCTACGCCTACGCGCCGTCGGACGATCCGGCGGATCTGTCCATCGTCCCGGACAGCGTCGACGCCGGCCGGATCGCGGTGGAACACCTGCTGGCCTGTGGGCGCACCCGGATCGCGCACATCACCGGCGACCCCGGGTACGTCGCGGCGCGGGAGCGGGCCGAGGGCGCCGGGGCCGCGCTGGCCGACGCCGGTCTCGCGCCGGTCGGCGAACCGCGGTTCGGCGCCTGGTCGGAGGGCTGGGGACGGGCGGCCACCGCGCTGCTGCTGGACCGGCATCCGGATCTCGACGCCGTACTGTGCGGCAGCGACCAGATAGCCCGCGGCGTCATGGACGTCCTGCGGGAGCGCGGCCACCGGGTGCCGGAGGACGTGGCGGTGATGGGCTTCGACAACTGGCAGGTCCTGACCGCCTCTTCGCGGCCGCCGCTGACCAGCGTCGACATGAACCTGGAACAGGTGGGGCGGGCGGCCGCGCACGCCCTGTTCCTCGCGATCGGCGGGGCGCGGCGCTCGGGGATCGAGACGGTGCGCGGCCGGGTGGTCATCCGGGAGTCGACGGCGCCGCTGTCCTGA
- a CDS encoding ABC transporter substrate-binding protein yields the protein MGSTTGPRGPVRRLAVGAAAFLAAASLITACGSGDGDSAGGSGRTADAKGVDDGATLTMWTRAATRPQSEALVKAYNASHKNKIELTVVPTDDYQAKVGAAAGSHDLPDLFASDVVFVPNYTTSKLFADLTERIDALPFAASLAQSHIKAGTYEGRKYVVPHTLDLSVLFYNKDLYRKAALDPEKPPATLADWDRQARAVDALGGGVDGTFFGGNCGGCGVFTWWPSIWAGGEEVLNKEGTGANLDSATAKKVYDTYRGWVKDDIVAPGARDETGATWTGVFPKGKVGVMPMPSTTLGLMPKNLDLGVAPIPGPDGGRSTFVGGDAVGVSATSRKVDQAWNFLAWSLGDEAQVNVVAAHKDVVARTDLAANKYSAADPRLVAINQLVADGRTPYALKFGQTFNDPNGPWLSMMRDAVFGDGASLEKDNKAVTASLAD from the coding sequence ATGGGGAGCACGACCGGACCACGTGGACCCGTCCGCAGACTCGCCGTCGGCGCCGCCGCGTTCCTCGCCGCCGCGAGCCTGATCACGGCCTGCGGATCGGGGGACGGCGACTCCGCCGGCGGATCCGGCCGGACGGCCGACGCCAAGGGCGTCGACGACGGCGCCACGCTGACCATGTGGACGCGGGCCGCCACCCGGCCGCAGAGCGAGGCCCTGGTCAAGGCGTACAACGCCAGTCACAAGAACAAGATCGAGCTGACCGTCGTCCCCACCGACGACTACCAGGCCAAGGTGGGGGCGGCGGCCGGCTCCCACGACCTCCCCGACCTCTTCGCCTCCGACGTGGTGTTCGTGCCGAACTACACCACCAGCAAGCTCTTCGCCGACCTCACCGAGCGCATCGACGCCCTGCCGTTCGCCGCGAGCCTGGCGCAGTCGCACATCAAGGCCGGCACGTACGAGGGCAGGAAGTACGTCGTCCCGCACACGCTCGACCTGTCGGTGCTCTTCTACAACAAGGACCTCTACCGGAAGGCCGCGCTCGACCCCGAGAAGCCGCCCGCCACCCTCGCCGACTGGGACCGGCAGGCCCGGGCCGTGGACGCGCTGGGCGGCGGAGTCGACGGCACCTTCTTCGGCGGCAACTGCGGCGGCTGCGGCGTCTTCACCTGGTGGCCCTCCATCTGGGCCGGGGGGGAGGAGGTGCTGAACAAGGAGGGCACCGGGGCGAACCTCGACTCCGCCACCGCGAAGAAGGTCTACGACACCTACCGCGGATGGGTGAAGGACGACATCGTGGCCCCCGGCGCGCGCGACGAGACCGGCGCCACCTGGACCGGCGTCTTCCCCAAGGGCAAGGTCGGGGTCATGCCCATGCCGTCGACCACGCTGGGCCTGATGCCCAAGAACCTCGACCTCGGCGTCGCCCCCATCCCCGGGCCCGACGGCGGCAGGTCCACCTTCGTCGGCGGCGACGCCGTGGGCGTCTCGGCCACCAGCAGGAAGGTCGACCAGGCCTGGAACTTCCTCGCCTGGTCACTGGGCGACGAGGCCCAGGTGAACGTGGTCGCCGCGCACAAGGACGTCGTGGCCCGCACCGACCTCGCCGCCAACAAGTACTCCGCCGCCGACCCCCGTCTGGTCGCCATCAACCAGCTGGTCGCGGACGGCCGCACCCCTTACGCCCTGAAGTTCGGACAGACCTTCAACGACCCCAACGGGCCCTGGCTGTCCATGATGCGCGACGCGGTCTTCGGTGACGGGGCGTCGCTCGAGAAGGACAACAAGGCCGTCACCGCCTCCCTGGCCGACTGA
- a CDS encoding carbohydrate ABC transporter permease, producing the protein MHVKAPDRATAEHPPPTRPADRSPRNAAPRRHSRRIQGLGYAAPTAVFVTVFFLLPLLLVGQMSLDDWPLLAGDQGVNAPENYTDVMDSPLFWPAVRFTLLYTAVVTVVLLGLALLLALLVQESRPGAGFFRTVYFLPGAVGLASASLLFWGLYSPTTGPLSRILEHLGLVDDPVSFLGTPTSALLSTVFLVVWKFAGFYMLILLVGLQRIPHEVYEAARMDGASRGQIFRSITLPLLRPSLALSLLLCVTGSLLAFDQFFVLTKGGPDNSTVTVVQLIYREAFQRLNLGTAAALSILVLGALLLLNALQFRGLRRSDES; encoded by the coding sequence ATGCACGTCAAGGCGCCCGACCGGGCGACCGCCGAGCACCCGCCCCCGACGCGGCCCGCCGACCGCAGCCCCCGCAACGCCGCCCCGCGCCGGCACTCCCGAAGGATCCAGGGCCTCGGGTACGCCGCCCCCACGGCCGTCTTCGTCACCGTCTTCTTCCTGCTGCCCCTGCTGCTCGTCGGGCAGATGTCCCTCGACGACTGGCCGCTGCTCGCGGGGGACCAGGGCGTCAACGCCCCCGAGAACTACACCGACGTCATGGACAGCCCGCTGTTCTGGCCCGCCGTGCGCTTCACCCTCCTCTACACGGCGGTCGTCACCGTCGTCCTCCTGGGCCTGGCCCTGCTGCTCGCCCTGCTCGTCCAGGAGTCCCGCCCCGGCGCCGGCTTCTTCCGCACGGTCTACTTCCTGCCGGGCGCCGTCGGCCTGGCCTCGGCCTCGCTGCTCTTCTGGGGCCTGTACAGCCCCACCACCGGACCGCTCAGCCGCATCCTCGAACACCTCGGCCTCGTCGACGACCCGGTGTCCTTCCTCGGCACCCCCACCTCCGCCCTGCTGTCGACGGTCTTCCTCGTCGTCTGGAAGTTCGCCGGCTTCTACATGCTGATCCTCCTCGTCGGCCTCCAGCGCATCCCGCACGAGGTGTACGAGGCCGCCCGGATGGACGGCGCGAGCCGCGGCCAGATCTTCCGCTCCATCACCCTGCCGCTGCTGCGTCCGTCGCTCGCCCTGTCCCTGCTGCTCTGCGTCACCGGCTCACTGCTGGCCTTCGACCAGTTCTTCGTCCTCACCAAGGGCGGACCCGACAACAGCACCGTCACCGTCGTACAGCTCATCTACCGGGAGGCGTTCCAGCGGCTGAACCTCGGCACCGCGGCCGCCCTGTCCATCCTCGTGCTGGGCGCGCTGCTCCTGCTGAACGCCCTGCAGTTCCGCGGTCTGCGCCGCTCCGACGAGTCATGA
- a CDS encoding carbohydrate ABC transporter permease encodes MLTRALGRTPHYVVAAGLAVIFLFPLVWNAWASVSAQPGTAQESGYGLGNYRTLLDYDAGLWRYLGNSALVSVLTVALTLGVSLLGGYAFARFEFPGKNLLFLLTLAILMVPYATLLIPLYVLLGRLHLQNSLLGLSLVLAMFQLPFATFMMRISFEAVPRELEESALVDGCGTAGALRRVMLPAVRPGLITVGLFAFLAAWNDFIAPLILISDSQKAPLPLAVANLRQQSMGAVDYGATEAGVVVLAVPCLLLFLLLQRHYVRGFMSGALKG; translated from the coding sequence GTGCTCACCCGAGCCCTCGGCCGGACGCCCCACTACGTCGTCGCCGCAGGACTGGCCGTCATCTTCCTCTTCCCGCTGGTGTGGAACGCCTGGGCGTCGGTCAGCGCCCAGCCCGGCACCGCGCAGGAGTCCGGCTACGGCCTCGGCAACTACCGCACGCTGCTCGACTACGACGCCGGGCTGTGGCGCTACCTCGGCAACAGCGCCCTCGTCTCCGTGCTCACCGTCGCCCTGACCCTCGGGGTCTCGCTGCTCGGCGGCTACGCCTTCGCACGCTTCGAGTTCCCGGGCAAGAACCTGCTGTTCCTGCTGACGCTGGCCATCCTCATGGTCCCGTACGCCACCCTGCTCATCCCGCTCTACGTGCTGCTCGGCAGGCTCCATCTGCAGAACTCGCTGCTCGGGCTGAGCCTGGTGCTCGCGATGTTCCAACTGCCGTTCGCCACCTTCATGATGCGGATCTCCTTCGAGGCGGTGCCGCGCGAACTCGAGGAGTCCGCCCTCGTCGACGGCTGCGGCACCGCGGGCGCACTGCGCCGGGTCATGCTTCCCGCGGTGCGGCCGGGACTGATCACCGTGGGTCTCTTCGCCTTCCTCGCGGCCTGGAACGACTTCATCGCACCGCTGATCCTCATCTCCGACAGCCAGAAGGCTCCGCTGCCGCTCGCCGTCGCCAACCTGCGCCAGCAGAGCATGGGCGCCGTCGACTACGGCGCCACCGAGGCCGGCGTGGTGGTCCTCGCCGTGCCCTGCCTCCTCCTCTTCCTGCTGCTCCAACGGCACTACGTACGGGGCTTCATGTCGGGCGCGCTCAAGGGCTGA
- a CDS encoding glycoside hydrolase family 127 protein, translating into MRENTTRSAVLPVAPSRGRLRPLGLDEVRITGGFWARRRQVNATATLDHCRDWMERVGWTGNFRAAVEGRIHRDRRGREFADSDVYKLIEAMAWEAGHGSGAALDAQIAAFTDTIAPAQEPDGYLNTAFGRPGQQPRYSDLEWGHELYCYGHLIQAGVAQTRARGEGELAKIARRAADHVCAAFGPGGIERVCGHPEIETALVELARATGEQRYLDQAALFVDRRGRHTLAEPEFGRAYYQDDVPVREATVLRGHAVRALYLAAGAVDVAVETGDDALLAAVVRQWEAAVARRTYLTGGMGSHHRDESFGDDFVLPPDRAYSETCAGVASVMLNWRLLLATGEPRYADLAERTLFNVVATSPSEDGRTFFYANTLHRRRRGTTPAADAQSPRAESGLRAPWFAVSCCPTNVARTLALLPAYLATADDDGVQLHQYADAELATSLAGGRDVALRVRTDYPSGGSVTVRIDRSPERPWTLSLRVPAWATGTDARLVDPDGMRRAVTPGTAAVTRRFRPGDEIRLELPVAPRWITPDPRIDAVRGTAAVQRGPLVYCAESVDLPPGHEVDAVRVNPAVPPQDGPDGTVVASGALVTVPDAPPAAESDSPGRSADSAAAAGTAAAAGTDADGDGQAGPDADTRWPYAPLDEAAVPAGERADIVLVPYHSWANRGPSTMRVWLPTTRPPTEPPGR; encoded by the coding sequence GTGAGGGAGAACACGACGCGGTCGGCCGTCCTGCCGGTGGCGCCGAGCCGGGGACGGCTGAGGCCGCTGGGGCTCGACGAGGTCAGGATCACCGGGGGCTTCTGGGCCCGGCGCCGACAGGTCAACGCGACCGCGACACTCGACCACTGCCGCGACTGGATGGAACGCGTCGGCTGGACCGGCAACTTCCGCGCCGCCGTGGAAGGCCGGATCCACCGGGACCGGCGCGGCCGCGAGTTCGCCGACTCCGACGTCTACAAACTGATCGAGGCCATGGCCTGGGAGGCCGGCCACGGCTCCGGCGCCGCCCTCGACGCGCAGATCGCCGCATTCACCGACACCATCGCGCCCGCCCAGGAACCGGACGGCTACCTCAACACCGCCTTCGGCCGCCCCGGTCAACAGCCCCGGTACAGCGACCTCGAGTGGGGCCACGAGCTGTACTGCTACGGGCATCTGATCCAGGCGGGCGTGGCCCAGACGCGGGCCCGCGGCGAGGGCGAGCTGGCGAAGATCGCCCGGCGCGCCGCCGACCACGTGTGCGCGGCCTTCGGTCCCGGCGGCATCGAACGCGTCTGCGGACACCCGGAGATCGAGACGGCCCTGGTGGAACTGGCCCGGGCGACCGGTGAGCAGCGCTACCTCGACCAGGCCGCGCTCTTCGTCGACCGTCGCGGCCGACACACCCTCGCCGAGCCCGAGTTCGGCCGCGCCTACTACCAGGACGACGTGCCCGTCCGGGAGGCCACCGTGCTGCGCGGCCACGCCGTACGCGCCCTCTACCTCGCGGCCGGCGCCGTCGACGTGGCGGTGGAGACCGGGGACGACGCCCTGCTCGCCGCGGTCGTCCGGCAGTGGGAGGCCGCGGTCGCCCGGCGCACCTACCTGACCGGCGGCATGGGCTCCCACCACCGGGACGAGTCCTTCGGCGACGACTTCGTGCTGCCCCCCGACCGCGCCTACTCGGAGACCTGCGCGGGCGTCGCCTCCGTGATGCTCAACTGGCGGCTGCTGCTGGCGACCGGCGAACCGCGCTACGCCGACCTCGCCGAGCGGACCCTGTTCAACGTGGTGGCGACCTCCCCGTCCGAGGACGGCAGGACCTTCTTCTACGCCAACACCCTGCACCGACGCCGCCGGGGCACGACGCCCGCCGCCGACGCGCAGAGCCCGCGCGCCGAATCGGGCCTGCGCGCCCCCTGGTTCGCGGTGTCCTGCTGTCCGACCAACGTGGCGCGGACGCTGGCCCTGCTGCCGGCCTACCTGGCGACGGCCGACGACGACGGGGTGCAACTGCACCAGTACGCCGACGCCGAGCTCGCCACCTCCCTCGCCGGCGGCCGGGACGTCGCCCTGCGCGTGCGCACCGACTACCCGTCCGGCGGCAGCGTGACCGTACGGATCGACCGGTCGCCGGAGCGCCCCTGGACCCTGTCGCTTCGCGTGCCCGCATGGGCCACGGGCACCGACGCCCGACTGGTCGACCCGGACGGGATGCGCCGTGCCGTCACGCCGGGCACGGCCGCCGTCACCCGGCGCTTCCGGCCCGGCGACGAGATACGACTGGAGCTGCCCGTGGCCCCGCGCTGGATCACACCCGACCCCCGCATCGACGCGGTACGCGGCACCGCCGCCGTCCAGCGCGGGCCGCTCGTCTACTGCGCCGAGTCCGTCGACCTCCCGCCGGGCCACGAGGTCGACGCGGTCCGGGTGAACCCCGCCGTCCCGCCGCAGGACGGGCCGGACGGCACCGTCGTGGCGTCCGGCGCGCTGGTCACGGTCCCGGACGCACCACCAGCGGCGGAGTCCGACAGTCCCGGTCGGTCGGCCGATTCCGCCGCAGCCGCAGGCACGGCCGCAGCCGCAGGCACGGACGCCGACGGCGACGGGCAGGCCGGGCCGGACGCCGACACGCGGTGGCCGTACGCGCCGCTCGACGAGGCCGCCGTGCCGGCCGGCGAGCGTGCCGACATCGTCCTCGTGCCCTACCACTCCTGGGCGAACCGCGGCCCCTCGACGATGCGGGTCTGGCTGCCGACGACGCGACCGCCGACCGAACCCCCCGGGAGGTAG